The Lolium perenne isolate Kyuss_39 chromosome 6, Kyuss_2.0, whole genome shotgun sequence genome segment TCTCATTCGAACGAAAATTAGCTAAACCGATAAAATCGTGGTAATGGCAAGCACACGTTATACAACAGCGTTTGGATCTGCAGTGGCACGTTAATGTTAGCAATGAAGGCCGGCAGCGGCTGCAAATAAATCACGCACGAAACCGGCCGTACATGCAAGGGGGATACCCCGTGTATCTGTCCTGATATCATATGGACAATCAGGCATCACGAACACAAAATCAGAAGAATAAGAAAAAGATCTTCAGTCAGCCGCACCATCCTGTCATCTTGTCCCGTGTCATGGATCGAATCAACTAAACGAAGCGATCCCGTATCTCCACCCGTTCGAGGACCGCCGGGTCGGCGGCTGCTGCGGTGCGAAGCTGAGCCCGAACATCTCCCTGAGGACCTGCCCTGGCTCCTGGAGCCCGATCAGCTTGGCGACAAGGGACGCGCTCTCCCTGACATGCTCCAGGTCTTTGGTCTCAGTCCAGAGGCGGCGAGCAACCTGCAGTTTCCTCTTCTTGGAGTCCAGTGAGACACTCCATTTCGTGTACATGTGGTTTCTTTCCTCCACCGAGAATCGCTTCTGCATCTGCCTAGCAAGCATCTCCCTCTCTCGTTGCAGCTTCTTGGCGCTGCATATATCAGAAGTTCAAAGTTAATTTTCTCCTTTTCATCGTTTTTTTTGAAACATTTCTCATTTACATCAAGGGTATGTAAAAGAAATACATACCTCGCAACAGGGGAAGAACTGAGGCTGCCTACAATCACATTGCTGGGAGTGCTGCCCTTAGAGAAAGTATCTCTAAGGAAGGATAGCCTCCGAAGCTCCACTTCCATGTAGATGGAGTCGGCTGATTCTCCTTTGAATAGCAAGAAGAAGTATGTCCTGTGGACCAAGGAAATACTGCAAGCGTGCCAAAGCTCGATGATCTGTTGCTGTTTCTTCTCGAATTCCAATGGCCATCGAGAAGGTGATTGCAAGGCATCCATGATCGGGTCTAATCCAATGCTCTTTCCATTTGCACTCTACAACATGGATTAAAAATACCATTAAGTAATTGAGTTACTGGTGCAATGAAAATACAACATTTCAGCACATTTTGGTTTAGAAAATTAGTCATTAGACAAACATTAGACAATTATTATTCGACAGGTCTGTTAATGAAATATCTCAAGGAGTCATTAGACAAACGTTTACAGATAGAGCTTTCTCAACAATAGGAACACAGTTAATTCATTTCATTTCCTAATTGTCATCACATACGGTAAAATATAGAACTGTAATACATGTATTTTCTTACAAAAAATGAGATTCTCATTTTCTTTCAAGCAAATTAATTAAAATGGCTGCAAGGGGAAAAGCATAAAACTCTACCTAAGATAACTAGATAGAGATAGCTCATACCTGGTCACCTAACTGTTTCTTATAATGAACCTGAGCCATCTCCTTAAGTTCAGCAACAAATTCACCTATACCGGTAAATTCTGCATCACCTGCAGCAGAACTATTCGCCTTGGTTGCACCCTTCGATGTGCTCATTTCAGAAAGCATGGACCCTGCCCTTGAAAGAGTTTCACTCCCTGCATCGTAGTTTAATGCAGATCCTCTTCTATGATACTCTTCAGGTCTTCCTGGGAAGATCACCAAGCTTCTGTTTACTGGTGTGCAATCCTCCATCTCCAGATCATCAAGTAGAGTGGACCCTGTTAGTGATCTACAGCTCCTGCTTCTACCAATTACTCTACAGCTCGATGAGTTGCGCACTGAAGATCCTAGATCTTTACTGATAAAAGGCCTTCTGatgttctccaaatgttgctccaAGGTAATGGGAGTTTCACCAAGAGGCCTTGAATTCACTGACGCGTTTAAATCATTACCACGCCTGCTAGAATTCCTGTTTGAATCTCGTGGGCTGGTACTTTCACCAGCTGATAAAGACAAGCATTCATTTCCTTGAGTTCCATTGGTCTCAATACACCGCACTTCCTTGTAATGATCTGAATCATCATGAGATATCTGAGAACTGTCATCTCTGCTCATGCTTGGGGGCATTCCAACAGATGGAGGACTTCTGACTGATCGCTTTCCTGATACCTAAACATGCAGAgaaaacaaaataacaaatacatCCCAGAGCAAGGCTAATATGTAACAGCAGAAGTGCATAAGTTTATACCTTGTGCTTTGGGTCACGATCGCCAACAACCTGCAGCAAATCCTGCAACCTAGACTCAGCCAGATCACGTTGTGACTTCAGTTCTTTAATTTCTTTTTCCATCTGCAAAAGACAtgaaattatcataaacatatagAAACAAAGCAAGTCTATCTGTGAGAGGGATGAATATATCTGATGCAACAATCTTCATCGAGAAACGAAAGAAAAACAGACAGGCAGTTTTTTTATTGTTAATATATCTGCTACGGCAGCAGAGTGCtcatggcaaaaaaaaaaaagtccatGCACAAAATTGTGAGTGTTCATGTATAATGTATGAACTGTGAAGAAAGCTCGGGGAGGCAAACAAAATGTGAGTGTTCATGTATAATGCATGAACTGTGAAGAAAGCTCGGGGAGGCAAACAAAAGGTCAGAAGTAGTACCCACCTTTCTGATTTGGTTGTCTTTTTCTTTCACTTGTGCTTCCAGGCTGGAACTGGAAACTGGGTGCCGCAACTCACTCTCCAATCTAGCAACTTCTTTTTGCAATTGCTTAACTAGTGTTTTATCAGACATGACCACATTAACCTGAGCATTTGTAGCTACATCCTTTGCACAGCTCCCAAAGAAGAGTGTATTTCTTGATTGTTCAATGTGACTTGTCGCAGGGCTGAGCGTACATATAATTGCAGTTCTTGCATTACCTCCCAAAGATGGCTGTAATATACGTGTAAGCTTGGAATCTCTATACGGTATGTGTGCATTACTCCCCATGCTGCATAAATGAAAACAGAAAACTGAAATGGCAGTAGCTAACA includes the following:
- the LOC127306907 gene encoding kinesin-like protein KIN-7C — translated: MGAIGGDESVQWDSMNGADAVNGGGSGAGRLDRIQVLVRVRPLSEKEIARGEPAEWECINDTTIMFRSTFPDRPTAPTAYTFDRVFHSECNTKEVYEEGVKEVALSVVSGINSSVFAYGQTSSGKTYTMTGVTECTVADIYDYINKHEERAFVLKFSAIEIYNEVVRDLLSAENTPLRLWDDAEKGTYVENLTEVILRDWNHLKGLTAVCEAQRKTGETFLNEKSSRSHQILKLTVESSAREFLGKDKSTTLMASVSFIDLAGSERASQAMSAGTRLKEGCHINKSLLSLGTVIRKLSMGSNAHIPYRDSKLTRILQPSLGGNARTAIICTLSPATSHIEQSRNTLFFGSCAKDVATNAQVNVVMSDKTLVKQLQKEVARLESELRHPVSSSSLEAQVKEKDNQIRKMEKEIKELKSQRDLAESRLQDLLQVVGDRDPKHKVSGKRSVRSPPSVGMPPSMSRDDSSQISHDDSDHYKEVRCIETNGTQGNECLSLSAGESTSPRDSNRNSSRRGNDLNASVNSRPLGETPITLEQHLENIRRPFISKDLGSSVRNSSSCRVIGRSRSCRSLTGSTLLDDLEMEDCTPVNRSLVIFPGRPEEYHRRGSALNYDAGSETLSRAGSMLSEMSTSKGATKANSSAAGDAEFTGIGEFVAELKEMAQVHYKKQLGDQSANGKSIGLDPIMDALQSPSRWPLEFEKKQQQIIELWHACSISLVHRTYFFLLFKGESADSIYMEVELRRLSFLRDTFSKGSTPSNVIVGSLSSSPVASAKKLQREREMLARQMQKRFSVEERNHMYTKWSVSLDSKKRKLQVARRLWTETKDLEHVRESASLVAKLIGLQEPGQVLREMFGLSFAPQQPPTRRSSNGWRYGIASFS